From a region of the Besnoitia besnoiti strain Bb-Ger1 chromosome I, whole genome shotgun sequence genome:
- a CDS encoding hypothetical protein (encoded by transcript BESB_005980), which yields MLAVPAASSPEKRSVSRKMETSTVSPSGTLAQRKRGRVDAADSSDVLCASPSKKKLAVRAEASAVEGQDSPASVPPAARPASPGLARRLPVSSLTPGSLLGASTASLADDTQRALFAASPPLSDAIPRGRDRRRSAADVAYSCHWEPRGGTPTHRGLSLLGGAAGGPSSASSDVDLDGCRTPPRRGIEDREASRSLSRLDAVLPSTPSRLPSLLSYDALPLGRPESPRQSPVGPLGPSVSLVPPRSGEGTPIGGSRRPRDSFEFALADEAATPSPFSRSKRRNRSDSMSPMRPQTDPSTVGPAGLDGDRGRGSDGAGTGERRERPDLEPASPFRRSPITGKRQCVLSPMRLTPVRQSPACFREDRRTGRALGADTVARDRPCPTWLVSRLVEAPAARPPQGDDGALAYGGPHFLASLFSLSGAEDGLGAAPSAGGARERVNGLLHAITSLKLEVLERLPLGQELERLWRHFRTLRIVCDREHDAARPLGLSSRIFPALQRLTQDPGISSSLPGAASILTSGSPLSALKRGGSSFVSSANGLQSRSGQLNEEDIARMLWLAPHLFGWRFRQNKSSVAGQGRLSATPLTASPLSRRLRPAGSNGDDREGEEQKTETPLSPLRRNPLVLVSRERLADNLELELLEFVLAPEEAQAAAVRVAAKGDSADTTERRPSGTENEALPPQVVLVSREANPTVRLAQFRGVLVLWVFVCELEYLKTSQGASHDVSLLSALLEKAWSALTQGRWVSGFNPDTAPLPPFHALPARPAKTLLRSPSKGSRGRLSGEGHAAKLALLLARGPRRPAPRRRGGGARRRQRVSPVWRGGLHPPLDGGQCESWCRSRCARLGWQSLAGGAEAVASEGETLVYRLSAADMRLSASSVASHMLADGAAQAVSGLAAARGSLSPVAKIPRQGSALAALHSPCREADAVASPTSSLRSASSPGTSPISERLRQRTEARRQARLQQEEMRKQRAGLHQDARQWANVKWVMSCLLDACVYRDPRKTIDTRVLVEQYISKSKLPLRLDVVEECLATLANLAPDMLSLNGSVVAFASGFDAVALRKLVDTRLVEAQRVAAAFEKVM from the exons ATGCTGGCTGTGCCGGCAGCGTCGTCCCCCGAGAAGAGATCGGTGTCGAGGAAGATGGAGACGTCGACTGTGTCGCCATCGGGAacgctggcgcagcggaaACGCGGTCGTGTGGATGCTGCAGATTCTTCGGACGTTTTATGTGCTTCGCCTTCAAAGAAAAAACTTGCAGTCAGGGCGGAGGCTTCTGCTGTTGAGG GGCAAGACTCTCCGGCCTCCGTCCCCCCCGCGGCccggcctgcgtcgccgggcctcgcgcggcgacttcCGGTTTCCAGCTTGACCCCCGGGAGTCTCCTGGGTGCCTCGACAGCGTCGCTTGCAGACGACAC GCAgcgcgccctcttcgccgcttcgcccccGCTGTCCGACGCCATCCCTCGGGGCCGCGATCGGAGGCGGAGCGCAGCCGACGTCGCCTACAGCTGCCACTGGGAGCCGCGCGGGGGGACGCCCACGCACCGGGGCCTTTCGCTtctgggcggcgccgcagggggcccatcctctgcgtcttcggaTGTGGACCTAGATGGGTGTcgcacgccgccgagacGAGGGATAGAAGACAGGGAAGCCAGCCGATCTCTGTCGCGTCTCGACGCCGTCCTCCCCTCCACAccttcgcgtctgccgtcTCTCCTGAGTTACGATGCCCTTCCGCTCGGGCGCCCAGAGTCGCCCCGGCAGAGTCCCGTGGGGCCGCTGGGGCCTTCGGTGTCTCTTGTGCCTCCACGGAGTGGAGAAGGGACGCCCAttggcggctcgcgccggccgcgcgacTCCTTTGAATTCGCGCTCGCCGATGAAGCCgccacgccgtcgcccttcaGCCGCTCGAAGCGGCGAAACCGAAGCGACTCCATGTCCCCTATGCGCCCGCAAACAGACCCGAGCACTGTGGGGCCGGCGGGTCTCGACGGGGACAGGGGGCGCGGGAGCGACGGGGCGGGGAcgggagagcgccgcgagcgacccGACCTCGAGCCGGCGTCCCCCTTCCGCCGGTCGCCGATTACGGGCAAGCGGCAGTGTGTGCTGTCGCCCATGCGCCTCACGCCGGTGCGACAGAGTCCAGCCTGTTTCCGCGAGGATCGCCGAACGGGGCGGGCCCTCGGGGCTGACACAGTCGCGCGGGACCGGCCCTGTCCGACGTGGCTCGTTAGCAGACTCGTTgaggcccccgccgcgcggccgccccagGGAGACGACGGTGCCCTGGCGTATGGCGGCCCGCACTTCCTCGCCTCGTTGTTTTCGCTGtctggcgcggaggacggcctcggggcggcgccaagtgcgggaggcgcgcgcgagcgcgtcaaCGGTCTGCTGCATGCCATCACGTCGCTGAAGCTCGAGGTTCTCGAGAGACTGCCTCTTGGTCAAGAGCTGGAGAGACTCTGGCGGCACTTTCGGACTCTGCGGATTGTGTGCGACCGCGAgcacgacgcggcgcggccgctgggctTGTCTTCGCGAATCTTCCCAGCGCTTCAGCGCCTGACGCAGGACCCTGGCatttcgtcgtcgctgccgggGGCGGCCTCCATCCTCACCTCCggttcgccgctctcggctttgaagcgcggcggctcttCGTTCGTCTCGTCCGCGAACGGGCTGCAGAGTCGCAGCGGCCAGCTGAACGAAGAGGACATTGCTCGCATGCTGTGGCTAGCGCCGCACCTCTTCGGGTGGCGCTTTCGGCAAAACAAGTCGTCAGTCGCGGGTCAAgggcgtctctccgcgacgcctctcacggcctcgccgctcagCCGGCGACTGCGCCCCGCGGGCTCGAACGGCGACGAccgggagggagaggagcaGAAGACTGAGACGCCGCTGTCCCCTTTAAGAAGAAATCCCCTCGTGCTTGtctcccgcgagcgcctcgccgacaACCTCGAACTCGAGCTTTTGGAATTCGTCCTCGCGCCCGAAGAGGCGCAAGCCGCTGCGGTGCGCGTGGCCGCGAAAGGCGACTCAGCCGACACCACCGAGCGCCGTCCTTCGGGGACAGAAAATGAAGCGCTGCCTCCTCAG GTGGTCCTGGTTTCCCGGGAGGCGAACCCGACggtgcgtctcgcgcagTTCAGAGGGGTGTTGGTCCTGTGGGTGTTTGTGTGCGAACTGGAGTATCTGAAGACGAGTCAAGGCGCGAGCCACGACGtctcgctgctgtctgcgcTGCTCGAGAAGGCTTGGTCCGCGCTGACGCAGGGCCGCTGGGTGTCGGGCTTCAATCCCGACACCGCCCCACTTCCGCCCTTccacgcgctgccggcgcggcccgcGAAGACGCTGTTGCGGTCGCCGTCAAAGGGCTCG CGCGGTCGCCTCTCCGGCGAAGGGCACGCTGCTAAACTCGCCCTCCTGctcgctcgcgggcctcgcaggccggcgccccgccggaggggcggcggcgctcggcggcggcagcgcgtctcgcctgttTGGCGTGGCGGCCTGCACCCCCCCCTCGATGGCGGGCAGTGTGAAAGTTGGTGCcggtcgcgctgcgcgagactTGGTTGGCAAAGTCTCgccgggggggcggaggcggtcgcgagcgagggcgagacgctGGTGTACCGCCTATCGGCCGCAGATatgcgcctctccgcgtcgtctgtcgCCTCTCACATGTTAGCTGACGGCGCAGCCCAGGCGGTTTCGGGTCTCGCGGCAGCTCGAGGGTCGCTTTCTCCTGTGGCAAAGATTCCGAGGCAGGGaagcgcgctcgcggcgctccacTCACCGTGTCGCGAAGCCGACGCCGTGGCCTCGCCCACCTCGAGCCTGCGGAGTGCGTCGTCTCCAGGCACAAGCCCCATTTCAGAGAGACTTAGACAACGC accgaggcgcgacggcaggcgcggctccAACAAGAAGAGAtgcggaagcagcgcgcgggtCTTCATCA AGACGCGAGGCAATGGGCGAACGTGAAGTGGGTTATGAGCTGTCTCCTGGACGCCTGTGTGTACCGGGATCCTCGCAAGACGATTGACACGCGCGTGCTTGTCGAGCAGTACATTTCAAAATCGAAGTTGCCGCTTCGGCTCGATGTCGTAGAGGAGTGCCTCGCGACGCTGGCGAATCTCGCCCCCGATAT GCTGTCGTTGAACGGCTCCGTCGTCGCGTTTGCGTCAGGATTTGA CGCGGTCGCCCTGAGAAAGCTCGTCGACACCCGCTTGGTGGAGGCACAACGTGTAGCGGCCGCCTTCGAGAAAGTGATGTAA
- a CDS encoding hypothetical protein (encoded by transcript BESB_005990): MCRHSESRSRIANRGRVERNVFEYNVDGECWLGSRASKLRINDNMAEASEALRFVGEAACVFRDVSRLIEDDLKKIEDAARVWDYAVKKMKDMLDQNARTIKNNDDTICQAELILRLNEAVMQEHGAELAKNAQEIHLLEIILEMMDQVSPQSPMGAQPCHEGH; encoded by the exons ATGTGTAGACACTCTGAGTCCCGCAGTCGTATTGCGAATCGGGGCCGCGTCGAACGCAACGTATTTGAATATAACGTGGA CGGCGAATGCTGGCTGGGTTCGCGAGCAAGCAAACTACGCATCAATGACAACATGGCAGAGGCAAGCGAAGCACTTCGGTTTGTCGGAGAGGCTGCATGTGTTTTTCGCGATGTATCCCGACTTATCGAGGATGATCTCAAGAAGATAGAGGACGCCGCTCGCGTATGGGACTATGCAGTAAAGAAGATGAAAGATATGCTGGATCAGAATGCTAGAACCATCAAGAACAACGATGATACCATATGCCAAGCCGAACTCATTCTGAGATTGAATGAGGCAGTTATGCAAGAGCACGGTGCTGAGCTGGCAAAGAACGCACAAGAAATTCATTTGTTGGAGATCATTTTGGAGATGATGGATCAGGTATCGCCGCAGTCCCCGATGGGCGCTCAGCCTTGTCACGAGGGGCATTGA
- a CDS encoding hypothetical protein (encoded by transcript BESB_006000): MGERESDNGAQSSPTGETSAAAREEKCREEYLFSGLQHNAKFQINEQLCVNLFEHFVDWTNVHCLNDSHKDPFPSRDWRAGRPRQGQKFVSSANDAQLIIHIPFSRKVKLMGIRVGVEPEMVRHGPSTIHVYKDLPTLDFTDVSLLTPLHTLHLTPDDLCPHHGTATNSGPADNAASASGICSDITLLATPGPIASARALASTAVPLPVRLFSTTSSLWLFIEDNQGGEQVTIISTMQAWGVPLPGMDLKHIQR, translated from the exons ATGGGCGAGCGCGAATCAGATAATGGCGCCCAGTCGTCACCCACAGGGGAaacgtctgcggcggcccgtGAAGAGAAGTGTCGTGAGGAGTACCTGTTTTCTGGTCTCCAGCATAACGCCAAATTTCAAATCAACGAGCAACTATGCGTAAATCTATTCGAGCATTTTGTGGATTGGACGAATGTGCACTGCTTGAATGACAGCCACAAAGATCCCTTTCCGTCACGCGACTGGAGGGCTGGACGACCTCGGCAAGGCCAGAAATTCGTATCCAGCGCAAACGACGCTCAGCTAATCATTCATATTCCCTTTAGTCGAAAAGTGAAACTGATGGGTATAAGAGTTGGAGTCGAACCTGAGATG GTTCGGCACGGTCCCTCCACGATTCACGTGTACAAGGACTTGCCTACCTTAGATTTTACAGACGTCTCATTGCTAACCCCATTGCACACGTTGCACCTTACTCCTGATGACCTCTGTCCGCACCACGGCACGGCTACAAACTCCGGACCCGCAGACAacgctgcgtcggcgtctggcATATGCTCAGATATAACCTTGCTTGCAACGCCCGGACCTATTGCGTCGGCTAGAGCGTTAGCCTCAACAGCTGTCCCGCTGCCCGTACGTCTGTTTAGCACGACGAGCTCATTATGGCTGTTTATTGAAGACAATCAAGGCGGTGAACAAGTCACCATAATTTCTACCATGCAGGCTTGGGGTGTCCCTTTGCCAGGCATGGACCTAAAACACATACAACGCTGA